In Paenibacillus sonchi, the genomic stretch GAAGCGCTCGGGAAGCCGCGGATTGCGGCTGTTAAAAGGGATGCAGAGATTGCCGAAGCGGAAGCGCTGCGGGATGCGCGGATTCAAAAGGCCAATGCCGAAGAACAGGGGCAGAAGGCCGAGCTGCTGCGCGACACGAACATTGCCGAAGCCTCCAAGGATAACCAGCTCAAGGTTGCCGCTTTTAAGCGCGATCAGGATACCGCGAAGGCGGAAGCTGACCAGGCGTACCACATTCAGGAGGCACGTGCCAAACAGACAGTGGTAGAGGAGCAGATGAAGGTCGAACTGGTCCGCAAGGAACGTGAGATTGACCTCCAGGCCAAGGAAATTCAGGTCCGTGAGAAGCAGTATGATGCGGAAGTGAAGAAAAAAGCCGAAGCGGACCGCTATGCGGTGGAACAGGCGGCGGAAGCCGACAAGGCGAAGAGAATGCGCGAAGCGGATGCCTTGCAGTACAGCATTGAAACCCAGGCCCGGGCGACTTCAGAGCAGAAGCGGCTGGAAGGCCAGGCGGTGGCGGATGCTGAACTGGCCAAAGGTAAAGCGGAATCCGAGGTGATCCGGCTGCGCGGTCTTGCGGAAGCGGAAGCCAAGGAGAAGCTGGCGGAAGCGTTCCAGAAATTCGGCGAGGCCGCTGTACTCGATATTATCGTGAAAATGCTGCCTGAGCTGGCCGGACGCATCGCTGAGCCGCTCACTTCGATCGATAAGCTTACGGTGGTGGATACCGGCAACGGGGAGGGGGCGGCCCGGGTCAGCAACTATGTGACCCAGCTGATGTCCACGGCTCCTGAAATGCTGAAGAGTGTGTCCGGGATTGATGTGGAGGCGTTGATCAAGGGACTGACCAGAGGGAATACGCACACCCCGGCATCTTCCGGTCCGGCTGTAACCCAGCCTGCAGCTTCTGCTCCTGTAGCACTGGCTGAGAAACGCGAAGAATAGTAAATAAGCACCAAGATCCAGGGGATGACCGGCTTTCGCCTGTTGTCCCTTTTCTTTTAAACATCGGCAGTTATGAGAAGTGGAGGTGGCCCGGTTGCAGCTGATTCTGGATAATATCCGCAAAAGCTTTGATAACAAGACAGTGCTGAAAGGCATCGATTTTACCTTTGAACAAGGCAAAATCTACGGCCTGCTGGGGCGCAACGGAGCCGGGAAGACTTCGCTCTTCAATTGCCTGAGCGGAGAAACCCGGATGGACAGCGGTGGAGCCTTTTTACGGAGAAATGAAGTAAGCCTGCCGCTGCGGGAGGAGGAGATCGGGTATGTCTTTTCTCTGCCGATCCTTCCGGAATTCCTGACAGGCTATGAATTTGTGAAGTTTTATATGGACATCAACCAGGATAAAATACAGTCCGGCAGAACCATAGACGACTATTTTGACATTATCCGGTTTGAGCAAGAGGACCGGCACAGGCTGATCAAAGGTTATTCCCACGGCATGAAGAACAAAATCCAAATGCTGTGCTTTATCATCACCCGTCCGCCGCTGATCCTGCTGGATGAGCCGCTTACCTCGTTTGACGTAGTGGTGGCGCTGGAGATCAAGAAGCTGCTGCGTGAGATGAAGCAGGACCATATTATTATTTTCTCTACCCATATTCTGCAGCTCGCCGCCGATCTGTGCGATGAGCTGGTCATTTTGAATAACGGTGTGCTTCAGGAGATTCCCGCAGACACTCTGCACAGTCCGGAATTCGAGGAGCAGATTATCGCACTGCTGAAGGATGGCAGCCATGATTAGCACGCTGAATACCATAATGAAGATCCGCGGGGCCTCGGGGGCGAACCGACTGCTGTACTATTTTGGAAGGCTGCCTCTTATCGGTAAACTGATGAATGACAGCGTGTACTCCAAGGCATCCCTCAAAAAAACATTCACCATAGCGGTCCTTATCCTGAAAATGATCTGGGGTTTTCTGTCCAAGTTTGCCTATCTGGGGCTTGTGGTGTACCTGCCTGTACAGCTTGCCGTCAAGGAGCTGCCGATTGCGGAGCGGTACGATCTGTATCTGTATATTCTGGTTCTGCTAAGCTTTGGGGTGGGGGCTGTGTCGAATGCTATTATTCTGGAACCCAAGCGGGATAAATATATCTGTGTCAAGCTTATGAGGCTGCCTGCGGACAGATACATGCATGCTGTGATGGCCCTCCGGGCGCTGACTTTTTTTGTTTATTTTATTCCTGCAATGCTGGTATTTGCCCGGGTCTATGGCGCGTCGCTCTGGCAGGGTCTGCTGCTGTCCTTACTGCTGTCCTTATGGCGTATAGCTGGTGAAGCGCTGCATTTATGGATTTTTGACCGGAAGGAAATTGTTCTGGTGAAAAAAAACGGCCTAGTCTGGGCCGTCATTGGTGCAGGATATCTGCTGGCTTATGTCCCGCTGTACATGAGGAGCTCCCTGCTTGATATGGATAACATGCTGTTTAGCCTTCCCTTGAGCCTGGCGCTTGTGGTTCTGGGAGCTGTATCCGCTTTGTATATTGCGAGGTATGCCGGCTACCGGAACGCAGTGGACGCGGTCACCAAAATAGATGATCCGCTGCTGGACATGGGAAGGATGATGAAAGAGGCAAACATGAAGCAGGTCGAGACTAAGGAGAAGGACTTCTCGGCAGAGAAGCTGAGACCTGGCCAATTTGCGGGGAAAAGCGGTTTTGCCTACTTGAACGCGATTTTTTTCTCCCGGCATAAACGTTTCCTGATTCAGCCCATTCAGCGGCGGCTGGTGATCATTGGCGCGCTTTCTGCTGCCGGGCTGCTGGCGATGTTCGCCGCCCCGGACACCTTCTCGAAGCTGGCCCGGTATTTAATCAGCAGCCTCCCTGTCCTGGTCATTGCCATGAATTTCACCTCCATCGGGGAACGGGTCTGCAAAGCGATGTTCTTTAACTGTGACCTCAGTCTGCTGCGGTATGGATTTTACCGCGAACGTTCAGCGATTCTGACCAATTTCCGCACCCGTCTGCTCCGCATCAGCGGCCTTAATCTTATTCCGGCCGCAGCTATCTGTGTGGGCGTGAATCTGCTCCTTTTCTTGTCCGGGGAGCATTGGGGTGTTGGGGAAGCACTGATCGTCAGTGGTGCTATTATGGGGTTGTCACTGTTTTTTTCTGTGCATCATTTGTTTATGTATTATATCTTCCAGCCCTACAGCACGGAGCTGAATGTGAAGAATCCGTTTTTCAGTATCGTGAACAGTATTGTTCTGGCGGTGGGCGTCGTCTGCATGCAGTTTCAGAGCTCGCCGGCCCGGTTTGCTATGGTCGTGCTGCTTGCGGCTGCGGCCTATATGCTGATTGCCTTGTTTTTGGTATACAAATATTCGTCCAGAACCTTCCGCGTGAAATGATATCTCCTTCCAGCCTCTTCTAAAATGGAATTCTTGATGTTATGATGATAGCTCAAGTATAATCTACAGATGCTGCGGCGTTATACGGGCTGCTTTAAAAAGAAAGGGTATTCAGAAGTAAAAGAGGTGTCGGAAGTGAGCAGCATAACAGTAGCTAAGGTACTGAACAATAACGTGATTATAGCCCAGCATCCCCAATATGCCGAGGTAGTTGTCATTGGCAAGGGAATCGGGTTCAACCGTAAAGTACGCGATCTGATCAATCTGTCCTCCGTGGAGAAGATGTTTATTCTGCGTAACCAGGAAGAGCAGGAACAATATAAGCAGCTCGTTCCCCAGGTGGACGAGAAGCTGATTGAGGTTGTGCAAGAGATTGTGCTGCATATCCTGC encodes the following:
- a CDS encoding ATP-binding cassette domain-containing protein, whose translation is MARLQLILDNIRKSFDNKTVLKGIDFTFEQGKIYGLLGRNGAGKTSLFNCLSGETRMDSGGAFLRRNEVSLPLREEEIGYVFSLPILPEFLTGYEFVKFYMDINQDKIQSGRTIDDYFDIIRFEQEDRHRLIKGYSHGMKNKIQMLCFIITRPPLILLDEPLTSFDVVVALEIKKLLREMKQDHIIIFSTHILQLAADLCDELVILNNGVLQEIPADTLHSPEFEEQIIALLKDGSHD